The proteins below come from a single Gimesia alba genomic window:
- a CDS encoding DUF1553 domain-containing protein — translation MRTIRSTSVFGLGFLALLISPSLPAAEKVDYLKEIKPIFAEKCYACHSSLKQEAELRLETRELMLNGGDSGSVLNPGNPDQSLLLERILAKADEQMPPPEEGSRLNEHEIALIKAWIAQGAVTPKEEIPGSPKDHWAFQPPVKAKLPGDSPTQNPIDAFLAAQRQQQALITVAPASKRVLLRRVYLDLIGLPPTQEELQNFVNDSDKDAYQKVVRKLLASPQHGERWGRHWMDIWRYTDWYGLGKQLRYSQKHIWHWRDWIVESLNRDSSYAEMVQDMLAADELKPTDHEALRATGFLARHYYLFNRTTWLDSTLEHTSKAFLGLTMNCAKCHDHKYDPLTNVDYYQMRAIFEPYQVRLDALPGETDLEKNGLPRIFDAHADAKTYVHIRGNEKDPDQSREMKPAPPGLFTFDPFNVTPVALPPEAHHPGIQDFVLKDQLKAADVKIAAAEKSAQQAKQQLAKLEQAAQTELVQQKDPEKAAPFLVDDFKAAKPELWTMGPGQWAYQEGKLIQTKTGYGRAYLRSKQDHPQNFKAKFKFKTTGGDKWRSVGLAFDVDDKREKMIYLSAVQPGSKLQVSYNEGSKSVYPAEARHGCEVNLNEPYELEIKVRDQLVNVSLNGEHAISYRLPLQRESGKIDLLAFDAAAEFEMINVSSLPADEEMIDGKQSVKPSLALAKAKSKAATLSLQTARLSKTALKTSFAADKARYSKLPEEKQAELKQAAALAARKYELAQAEEKLAKAEEKSEAATGAAKKKVEKEIAAAKKQVATAKQAISKPGEKYTRVRASLKALEGPAEKEASRFQPYPEASTGRRAAFARWVTHRQNPLTARVAVNHIWLRHFGQPLVEDVTDFGLRSKQPLQHQLLDWLAVDFMEHNWSMKHLHELMTTSKAYQLSSSTMGADPRTQEKDSENHYYWRRNMVRMESEIIRDSLLYLAGELDLTSGGPTIDPAKNPDSKRRSMYFTTSRDAQDKFLSMFDSADIFACYRRNESVVPQQALALANSKVSLQMARKIAGQIRKEHSELSDQEFVKHAYEKILCIEPTPQELDICLSALAETQSLLKTAKSQNSVWRSRENLVHALLNHNDFITIR, via the coding sequence ATGAGAACAATTCGTTCCACCTCAGTTTTCGGGCTTGGTTTTCTGGCGCTGTTGATTTCTCCGTCATTGCCTGCCGCTGAGAAGGTGGATTACTTAAAAGAGATCAAACCGATCTTCGCGGAGAAGTGCTATGCCTGCCATAGTTCGCTCAAGCAGGAAGCTGAGTTACGCCTGGAAACGCGCGAGCTCATGCTGAACGGAGGCGACAGCGGTTCGGTTCTCAATCCTGGCAACCCAGATCAGAGTCTGTTGCTCGAACGCATTCTCGCCAAAGCAGACGAACAAATGCCGCCACCGGAAGAAGGTTCCCGGCTGAATGAGCATGAAATCGCGCTGATCAAAGCCTGGATCGCACAGGGAGCCGTCACTCCAAAAGAAGAAATCCCCGGCAGTCCTAAAGATCACTGGGCGTTTCAGCCACCGGTCAAAGCAAAGCTACCGGGTGATTCTCCAACGCAAAATCCGATCGATGCCTTTCTGGCAGCGCAACGACAACAACAGGCTTTGATTACAGTAGCACCGGCGTCTAAGCGGGTCTTGTTGCGTCGTGTTTATCTCGATCTGATCGGTTTACCACCCACGCAGGAAGAGTTACAGAATTTTGTGAATGATTCTGACAAGGACGCCTATCAAAAAGTCGTACGCAAACTGTTAGCGAGCCCGCAGCATGGCGAACGCTGGGGGCGGCACTGGATGGATATCTGGAGATATACCGACTGGTATGGCCTGGGTAAGCAGCTCCGCTACAGTCAGAAACATATCTGGCACTGGCGCGACTGGATTGTTGAGTCCTTAAATCGGGATAGCAGTTATGCTGAGATGGTGCAGGATATGCTCGCCGCCGATGAGCTCAAGCCGACCGATCATGAAGCCCTGCGTGCGACCGGATTTCTGGCGCGTCATTATTATCTGTTCAACCGCACGACCTGGCTCGACAGTACTCTGGAACATACTTCCAAGGCGTTCCTGGGGCTGACCATGAATTGCGCCAAATGTCACGATCATAAATATGATCCGCTGACGAACGTAGACTACTATCAGATGCGGGCCATTTTTGAACCGTATCAGGTACGCCTCGATGCCCTGCCCGGCGAAACCGATCTGGAGAAAAACGGGTTGCCCCGGATTTTCGATGCCCACGCCGACGCCAAAACCTACGTACACATTCGCGGCAATGAGAAAGATCCCGATCAAAGCCGGGAAATGAAACCGGCGCCGCCCGGACTGTTTACGTTCGATCCTTTCAATGTCACACCGGTTGCTCTGCCCCCTGAAGCACACCATCCCGGAATTCAGGATTTTGTGCTCAAAGATCAGTTGAAAGCTGCAGACGTCAAGATCGCGGCTGCTGAAAAATCGGCCCAACAGGCAAAACAACAACTGGCGAAACTGGAGCAGGCCGCGCAAACTGAACTGGTTCAGCAGAAAGATCCCGAAAAAGCAGCCCCCTTTCTGGTAGATGATTTCAAGGCAGCGAAACCAGAACTCTGGACGATGGGCCCCGGTCAATGGGCCTATCAGGAGGGCAAGCTGATTCAAACCAAAACCGGATACGGCCGCGCATATCTGCGTTCGAAACAGGACCATCCGCAGAACTTCAAAGCGAAGTTCAAATTCAAAACGACCGGTGGCGATAAATGGCGTTCGGTCGGGTTGGCCTTTGATGTCGATGACAAGCGGGAAAAAATGATTTACCTGAGCGCGGTTCAGCCGGGCTCCAAGCTACAGGTTTCTTACAACGAAGGTTCCAAATCCGTTTACCCCGCCGAAGCACGGCATGGATGCGAAGTAAATCTGAACGAACCGTACGAACTCGAAATCAAAGTTCGCGATCAACTGGTCAACGTGTCGCTGAATGGCGAGCACGCGATTTCCTATCGCTTGCCGCTCCAGCGCGAGTCTGGAAAAATCGATCTGTTGGCATTTGACGCTGCGGCGGAATTCGAGATGATCAACGTCAGTTCGCTGCCCGCTGATGAAGAGATGATTGATGGCAAACAGTCTGTGAAACCTTCGTTAGCTCTGGCGAAAGCAAAGTCCAAAGCAGCCACGCTCTCATTGCAAACAGCACGCCTTTCAAAGACTGCTCTAAAAACTTCCTTCGCAGCCGATAAGGCCCGATATTCAAAACTACCAGAAGAAAAACAGGCAGAATTAAAACAGGCTGCAGCTCTGGCTGCCCGGAAATATGAACTGGCACAAGCTGAAGAAAAGCTGGCGAAAGCCGAAGAGAAGTCAGAAGCAGCAACCGGCGCAGCAAAGAAAAAAGTCGAAAAAGAAATTGCGGCTGCGAAAAAACAGGTCGCAACGGCAAAGCAGGCGATCAGTAAACCGGGCGAGAAATACACGCGCGTGCGGGCATCACTCAAAGCACTGGAAGGGCCAGCAGAAAAAGAGGCTTCCCGATTCCAGCCGTATCCTGAAGCCAGCACCGGACGCCGTGCCGCGTTTGCCCGTTGGGTTACACATCGTCAGAATCCATTGACGGCCCGGGTCGCTGTGAATCATATCTGGTTGCGTCATTTTGGGCAGCCACTGGTGGAGGATGTTACCGATTTTGGACTGCGTTCCAAACAGCCGTTACAGCATCAGTTGTTGGACTGGCTGGCGGTGGATTTCATGGAGCATAACTGGAGCATGAAACATCTGCACGAATTGATGACCACCTCCAAAGCATACCAGCTCAGCAGTTCCACGATGGGCGCCGATCCGCGAACACAGGAAAAAGATTCGGAGAACCATTACTACTGGCGACGTAATATGGTGCGGATGGAATCGGAAATTATTCGGGACAGCCTGCTCTACCTGGCGGGCGAACTCGATTTGACCAGCGGGGGGCCGACTATTGATCCGGCGAAAAACCCTGATAGTAAACGCCGTAGTATGTATTTTACCACATCTCGTGATGCTCAGGATAAGTTCCTCAGTATGTTTGATTCCGCTGATATCTTTGCCTGCTATCGTCGCAATGAAAGCGTGGTGCCACAACAGGCATTGGCGCTGGCTAACAGCAAGGTTTCTCTGCAGATGGCACGGAAAATAGCCGGACAGATTCGCAAAGAGCATTCCGAACTCAGCGATCAGGAATTTGTCAAACACGCCTATGAGAAAATTCTATGCATTGAACCCACGCCTCAGGAACTGGATATATGCCTGTCTGCGTTAGCTGAAACCCAGTCTTTGTTGAAAACGGCAAAAAGCCAGAATTCCGTCTGGCGATCGCGAGAAAACCTGGTTCACGCATTACTCAACCATAACGATTTCATCACGATTCGATGA
- a CDS encoding sulfite exporter TauE/SafE family protein: MADDSNMSNEQEPNQASHKDDTPSSIYLISYPKIVFLYPTLIVSIVAAIFMSIAGESAHIGGNREHMAEVMALIFLVVFGLNITVLAFDFPRTTSLTLFFLGVAIFMGIWMLLRFNPDIVPALTNFLKSLRPWANSQMYWMFSGILGLIFVGVGISVRFDYWEVKGNELLHHHGFLSDLERFSAPNLKIDKEISDIFEYILLRSGRLVLHPRNEPRAIVLDNVPFISKKEKQITRMLGALQVQVRPESH; the protein is encoded by the coding sequence ATGGCTGATGATTCCAATATGAGCAACGAGCAGGAACCTAATCAAGCTTCTCACAAAGATGATACGCCATCTAGTATCTATTTGATTTCGTATCCCAAAATTGTCTTTCTCTATCCGACCTTGATCGTGTCGATTGTGGCTGCAATTTTCATGTCGATTGCAGGGGAGTCTGCCCACATTGGCGGCAATCGCGAACACATGGCGGAAGTCATGGCGTTAATATTTCTCGTCGTGTTTGGTTTAAACATTACGGTGCTGGCGTTTGACTTCCCGCGCACCACATCACTGACACTGTTCTTTCTGGGGGTGGCGATCTTTATGGGGATCTGGATGCTACTGCGATTCAATCCTGACATTGTGCCTGCCCTGACCAATTTTTTGAAAAGTCTACGTCCCTGGGCGAATTCCCAAATGTATTGGATGTTCTCCGGCATCCTGGGCCTGATTTTTGTCGGGGTGGGAATCAGTGTGCGTTTTGACTACTGGGAAGTGAAAGGCAACGAGTTGCTGCATCACCACGGTTTTTTAAGCGATCTGGAACGATTTTCGGCACCGAATTTGAAAATTGACAAAGAGATCAGCGATATTTTTGAGTACATCCTGTTACGATCAGGACGACTGGTGCTGCATCCCCGTAACGAGCCCCGGGCGATCGTGCTGGACAATGTGCCTTTCATTTCCAAAAAGGAAAAACAGATTACCCGGATGCTGGGAGCACTTCAGGTACAGGTAAGACCAGAGAGCCATTAA
- the smpB gene encoding SsrA-binding protein SmpB yields MGKKGKKKAAKEDPNSRTVCQNRKARHNYEILDTLDCGIVLAGSEVKSVRANKISIEEAFARIHNGEVWLYNCDIALYPQANTMNHQTRRPRKLLMKKSEIRKFAERAENSSLTLIPLTVYFTRGLVKVKLGIAKGRKLHDKREKLKKDSARMDIQRAMRARNN; encoded by the coding sequence ATGGGGAAAAAAGGGAAAAAGAAGGCTGCGAAAGAAGACCCGAATTCGCGCACCGTCTGCCAGAATCGAAAAGCGCGGCATAACTATGAAATCCTGGATACACTGGACTGCGGGATTGTATTAGCGGGCAGCGAAGTCAAAAGTGTGCGCGCCAACAAGATTTCGATCGAAGAGGCCTTCGCCCGTATTCATAATGGGGAAGTCTGGCTCTATAACTGTGATATTGCCCTGTATCCCCAGGCCAACACAATGAATCACCAGACACGGCGTCCACGTAAACTGCTGATGAAAAAATCAGAAATCAGGAAGTTTGCTGAGCGCGCTGAAAATTCCAGCCTGACGCTGATTCCGTTAACTGTCTATTTCACGCGCGGGTTAGTAAAAGTGAAACTGGGCATCGCCAAAGGCCGCAAGCTGCACGACAAACGCGAGAAGCTCAAAAAAGATTCCGCACGTATGGACATTCAGCGTGCGATGCGTGCACGCAATAATTAA
- a CDS encoding PASTA domain-containing protein, with the protein MKSKLVLQQRALVFTCCTAFTLLLINNEVQAQLDQRKPRPNPAGAVLKVQQLPPALEKILENWENHSEKIEKLQGNHIRLWYDDVFQMEKRSDGKFYYEHPDKGRIDITGMEIPKGAVSDKRNAEGKPYQLKPGENECWICDGKRIFSINEDEKSYEVYPIPVDRRGANIMEGPLPFLFGMPAETAKKRYFLKLLVNTPEQIVIAVKPRRRADAANYSEAKVKLNPKTYLPDAVQLIHPGGNQSTVYVFKNVVANKRKGIIDWWKGDPFIPDLDDYQLQGKVAAVAEGPNTPNPVKQVAFKVPSMIGRDYKAAQQMLVKMGFVPEIHRGAAAPEPKVIYHVYQQLPKPGTTAKKGETVHLRLYDNPKTTQN; encoded by the coding sequence ATGAAATCGAAACTGGTTTTACAGCAAAGAGCACTCGTTTTTACCTGCTGTACTGCATTCACGTTACTGCTGATCAACAACGAAGTACAGGCACAGCTGGACCAACGGAAACCACGCCCCAACCCGGCTGGTGCTGTCCTCAAGGTGCAACAGTTACCTCCCGCGCTGGAAAAGATTTTGGAGAACTGGGAAAACCATTCGGAAAAAATTGAAAAACTGCAAGGTAACCACATTCGCCTCTGGTATGACGATGTATTTCAGATGGAAAAACGTTCGGATGGGAAATTCTATTATGAACATCCTGATAAGGGGCGGATTGATATTACCGGGATGGAAATTCCCAAAGGAGCGGTCAGCGACAAACGCAATGCTGAAGGAAAACCCTATCAATTAAAACCGGGAGAAAATGAATGTTGGATCTGTGACGGAAAACGCATCTTTTCGATTAACGAAGACGAAAAATCCTATGAAGTTTACCCGATTCCGGTGGATCGCCGCGGAGCGAATATTATGGAAGGCCCACTCCCCTTTTTGTTTGGGATGCCAGCAGAGACTGCCAAAAAACGCTACTTCCTGAAATTGCTGGTCAATACACCGGAACAAATTGTGATTGCCGTCAAACCCAGGCGTCGAGCCGATGCTGCCAACTACAGTGAAGCAAAAGTCAAATTAAACCCCAAGACTTATCTACCGGATGCAGTACAGTTGATTCATCCCGGGGGTAATCAGTCGACGGTTTATGTCTTCAAAAATGTAGTGGCAAATAAGAGGAAAGGGATCATCGATTGGTGGAAAGGAGATCCGTTTATCCCGGATCTGGATGACTATCAATTACAGGGAAAGGTTGCTGCGGTTGCCGAAGGGCCGAATACCCCGAATCCGGTTAAGCAGGTGGCGTTCAAAGTGCCTTCCATGATCGGCAGAGATTACAAGGCAGCACAACAAATGCTAGTCAAGATGGGATTCGTACCAGAAATCCACCGTGGTGCAGCAGCCCCGGAACCGAAAGTTATCTACCATGTTTATCAACAGTTGCCCAAGCCCGGAACAACGGCCAAAAAAGGGGAGACGGTTCATCTTCGGCTGTATGACAACCCTAAAACCACTCAAAATTAA
- the lptE gene encoding LPS assembly lipoprotein LptE produces the protein MAKLLLLSLLSIDLTGCGYTVGNSYQQDVQTVYVPIFENNTFRRGFEYQLTEAVQQKIQSRTPFRLAKGIEADTRLSGTIKQINKSVLGTTQNNDPRNLNLQFVVEVTWEDMRSGRILSQQEVPITPDVVNLVSQASFAPEVGQSLATATKTATDSLANQIVQLMEAPW, from the coding sequence GTGGCAAAATTGTTACTGCTGTCACTACTGTCGATAGATCTGACAGGCTGTGGTTACACGGTCGGAAATTCCTATCAACAGGACGTGCAGACCGTTTACGTCCCCATTTTTGAAAACAATACCTTTCGTCGTGGATTCGAATATCAACTGACTGAAGCCGTCCAGCAGAAAATTCAGTCACGGACTCCCTTTCGTCTGGCCAAAGGCATCGAAGCGGATACCCGGCTCAGTGGCACAATTAAACAAATCAACAAAAGCGTCTTAGGAACGACTCAAAATAATGACCCACGAAACCTGAATCTGCAGTTTGTAGTTGAGGTGACCTGGGAAGACATGCGCAGCGGGAGAATTCTGTCTCAACAGGAAGTTCCCATCACTCCGGATGTGGTAAATTTGGTCTCGCAGGCTTCGTTTGCACCGGAAGTCGGGCAATCTCTGGCAACAGCGACCAAAACTGCGACTGACAGTTTAGCAAATCAGATCGTCCAATTAATGGAAGCACCCTGGTAA
- the bamD gene encoding outer membrane protein assembly factor BamD, with protein MSTYDLQNKSPSVTRSMCLCLALALCGLLPGCAMFGEQTSDFAALKPPWSKKSATDDPSIEGVRGPMQRVMQTALWNRKKDSTFIEPAVGAAEYKQANEKFVAKEYKRAEKEFKAIVKKYKNDPIKEDAQFMVAECQYAQKKYSWAQDSYDQLLIDFPSTRHLDQTTKRLFSIARYWLQEPSIVKGSEIQQVNLEEPGSETPEIPSDGKSRKSRWALVPNFFDRTRPVFDTENRALEALKSIWLHDPTGPLADDSLMLTASHYLKKGRYMDADRTFSLLREEYPKSPHLKDAFMLGTHVKLMSYQGPQYDATVLTDAGDLKATTMRLFPEAEQARLKEELKKIEKAKAKRDWETVQYWMRRGKPKSAAIYCNLLIENHPTSTFANQARELLAELGDENTSHLWANYATPKKTVQQPEPKRSFVPGLPGFGKTDPVPATTKQAPPAQQGLEPPARLKLEGFGEPIRKIPLEDEPEPARIKL; from the coding sequence ATGTCCACTTATGACTTACAAAATAAATCTCCCTCTGTGACTCGCAGCATGTGCCTTTGCCTGGCTCTGGCGCTCTGCGGATTACTGCCGGGCTGCGCCATGTTTGGCGAACAGACTTCTGATTTTGCAGCATTGAAGCCACCCTGGTCTAAAAAGAGTGCAACCGATGATCCATCGATCGAGGGCGTACGCGGACCGATGCAGCGCGTGATGCAGACTGCACTCTGGAACAGAAAGAAAGATTCCACGTTCATTGAGCCTGCGGTCGGTGCGGCGGAATACAAACAGGCCAATGAAAAATTTGTGGCGAAAGAATATAAACGGGCTGAGAAGGAATTCAAAGCCATCGTCAAAAAATATAAAAATGACCCAATCAAAGAAGATGCTCAGTTCATGGTGGCAGAATGCCAGTATGCTCAAAAAAAATATTCCTGGGCACAGGACAGCTACGATCAGTTGCTGATTGATTTTCCCTCGACCCGACATCTGGATCAGACCACCAAGCGATTGTTCTCAATAGCTCGTTACTGGCTGCAGGAACCATCGATTGTGAAAGGGAGCGAAATTCAACAGGTGAACCTGGAAGAACCCGGTTCAGAAACTCCGGAAATTCCCAGTGACGGCAAGTCGCGCAAATCACGATGGGCGCTGGTACCGAACTTTTTTGATCGCACGCGTCCAGTATTCGATACCGAGAACCGAGCACTGGAAGCACTCAAATCAATCTGGCTGCATGACCCGACCGGACCACTGGCCGATGATTCTTTGATGCTGACTGCCAGCCATTATCTGAAAAAAGGGCGGTATATGGATGCCGACCGCACTTTCAGTCTGTTGCGTGAAGAATACCCGAAAAGTCCGCACCTCAAAGATGCGTTCATGCTGGGTACGCATGTGAAACTGATGTCCTATCAGGGACCTCAGTATGATGCGACCGTGTTGACAGATGCGGGAGATCTCAAAGCGACCACCATGCGTCTCTTTCCAGAGGCGGAACAGGCACGCCTTAAGGAAGAACTGAAAAAAATTGAAAAGGCCAAAGCCAAGCGAGACTGGGAAACCGTTCAATACTGGATGCGGCGCGGTAAACCAAAATCAGCGGCCATTTATTGTAATCTGCTGATCGAAAATCACCCCACATCCACGTTCGCGAATCAGGCGCGGGAATTACTGGCAGAGTTAGGAGACGAGAATACCAGCCATCTTTGGGCAAACTATGCCACACCGAAAAAGACGGTACAGCAACCCGAACCGAAAAGATCATTCGTTCCGGGATTACCTGGGTTTGGAAAAACAGATCCAGTACCAGCAACAACAAAACAAGCACCACCGGCCCAGCAGGGGTTGGAACCACCGGCTCGTTTGAAACTGGAAGGATTTGGAGAACCGATTCGGAAAATTCCTCTGGAAGATGAACCGGAACCAGCAAGAATCAAACTATAA
- the recO gene encoding DNA repair protein RecO, with product MSNEKTEGIIIRLADFSESSKVITWFTRDFGKTASLAKGAKRLKSAFEAAIDLLATCRIVFIRKSSGGLDILTEAQLVNRFRPYPGSLSNLYVGYYIAELLDALTEEYDPHPELFDAAYAVLLELQEHDDFQKALIKFELTMLEEIGQLPQFEYCAGCSQDLGQLESYLYDANNGGLYCQHCEQQRHGNVRVSRGTVAVLQKLLDENTQLSQRLNLSLQQQREIRQLLTTTMSHILGRRPKMAPYLQL from the coding sequence ATGTCCAATGAGAAAACGGAAGGTATCATTATTCGGCTCGCTGATTTCAGCGAGTCCAGCAAGGTCATTACCTGGTTTACGCGGGATTTTGGTAAAACTGCGAGTCTGGCGAAGGGCGCGAAACGGCTGAAAAGTGCCTTCGAGGCTGCTATTGACTTGCTGGCCACTTGTCGGATAGTCTTCATCCGAAAATCTTCCGGCGGGCTTGATATTTTAACTGAAGCCCAGCTCGTGAATCGTTTTCGCCCTTATCCTGGAAGTCTTTCTAACCTGTATGTGGGCTACTACATTGCCGAACTATTGGATGCTCTGACTGAGGAATATGATCCTCATCCAGAACTGTTCGACGCGGCGTATGCAGTATTACTCGAATTGCAGGAACATGATGATTTTCAGAAAGCGTTAATAAAATTTGAGTTAACCATGTTAGAAGAGATCGGCCAACTTCCTCAGTTCGAATACTGTGCCGGATGCAGTCAGGATTTAGGACAGTTGGAATCGTATCTTTATGACGCCAATAACGGCGGACTGTATTGCCAGCATTGTGAACAACAGCGACACGGAAATGTGCGTGTCTCTCGAGGGACAGTGGCGGTACTGCAAAAGCTGTTAGACGAAAATACACAACTATCCCAGCGATTGAACTTATCCCTTCAACAACAACGAGAGATTCGACAACTGCTGACCACAACCATGTCTCATATCTTGGGGCGCCGTCCTAAAATGGCACCCTACCTGCAACTATAA
- a CDS encoding MFS transporter, with protein sequence MVRRLMLAGLFLFVVGLATSTFSPSDAMAAGRGQPTDWNRFYYYPYVYYPQNFQRPQGSYDNLYYRYPENMRIPVYNQDWHNFYPSERPYHKGNHFKLDVF encoded by the coding sequence ATGGTGCGGCGTCTCATGCTCGCAGGGTTGTTCCTGTTTGTGGTTGGGTTGGCCACGTCTACTTTTTCGCCTTCCGATGCAATGGCGGCTGGTCGAGGACAACCTACTGACTGGAACCGATTTTACTATTATCCCTATGTGTATTATCCCCAGAACTTTCAGAGACCACAGGGGAGCTATGATAATCTCTATTACCGGTATCCGGAAAATATGAGAATTCCAGTCTACAATCAGGATTGGCACAACTTCTATCCCAGTGAGCGTCCCTACCACAAAGGGAATCACTTTAAACTTGACGTATTTTAA
- a CDS encoding alpha/beta hydrolase: MDYTQRLKWIENGFKAESPGLPSSLLKDRMAGNTDSSESLVKLPLKHIALFRPEHYEPGYAYPLVIWLHPDSGSEQALHEIMPQISTRNYLGLSFRAPAINPKAPEKGYYWPDSHLFVKQFAEQIQQTVQELSKVLNIHEQRIYLAGTGTGCSVATKLLLQMPHFFAGAALFKGRFGKTDFQNVTSANLRNKRILLDHSLENATDGPISAAWVARMWQSTGGQIQSVNSLNAELSQESEQLAALNRWIMEGISTARLV; this comes from the coding sequence ATGGATTATACGCAGCGTCTTAAATGGATTGAAAATGGATTCAAAGCCGAAAGTCCCGGATTGCCTTCTTCCTTGCTCAAAGACAGAATGGCAGGGAATACAGATTCGTCTGAGTCTTTGGTCAAATTACCGCTGAAGCACATCGCCCTGTTTCGTCCGGAACATTATGAACCCGGGTATGCATATCCTCTTGTTATCTGGCTGCATCCTGATAGTGGTTCTGAGCAGGCTTTACATGAGATCATGCCGCAGATCAGCACACGAAACTATCTGGGACTTTCGTTTCGTGCCCCTGCCATCAACCCGAAAGCACCGGAAAAAGGCTATTATTGGCCCGACAGCCACCTGTTCGTGAAACAGTTTGCCGAACAGATCCAGCAGACCGTACAGGAGTTGTCCAAAGTACTCAATATTCATGAGCAACGGATCTATCTGGCAGGAACAGGCACGGGTTGCTCAGTCGCCACAAAACTATTGCTGCAGATGCCTCACTTTTTTGCGGGAGCCGCCCTGTTCAAGGGACGCTTCGGTAAAACCGACTTCCAGAACGTGACCAGTGCCAATTTGAGAAACAAACGCATTCTGCTGGACCATTCGCTGGAAAATGCGACAGATGGTCCCATCTCTGCTGCCTGGGTTGCACGAATGTGGCAAAGCACTGGCGGCCAGATTCAGTCGGTCAATTCATTGAATGCCGAGCTGAGTCAGGAATCTGAACAACTGGCGGCTCTGAATCGCTGGATTATGGAGGGGATCTCAACAGCGCGTCTCGTTTGA
- a CDS encoding peptidoglycan recognition protein family protein gives MKGIIMCCVAMLPAIEISGCTQQTSLPPVTINSPSPMPEYPPVAAKPVPPGAPLFTTPPTIAIEPQNPWKPEAEVRDWEYIVIHHTASSKGSVESIHELHSKKKDKSGNSWLGIGYHFVIGNGNGMPDGAIESTFRWREQMHGAHAGNNKYNQKGIGVCLVGNFEEAPPTEAQLAAVKKLVGVLKAEYKIAGENVQGHRDVKATACPGKYFPMSEVAAAVDLPVFGATSPQTTARPAKIELAQE, from the coding sequence ATGAAGGGCATCATAATGTGTTGTGTCGCGATGCTGCCGGCGATTGAGATTTCAGGATGTACCCAGCAGACATCTTTGCCTCCCGTTACGATTAATTCTCCCAGTCCGATGCCTGAATATCCGCCTGTGGCTGCGAAGCCTGTTCCTCCGGGGGCTCCCCTGTTTACGACTCCGCCAACCATTGCCATTGAACCGCAAAACCCTTGGAAACCTGAAGCAGAAGTACGTGACTGGGAATATATCGTGATTCATCATACCGCTTCTTCAAAAGGGAGTGTGGAGAGTATTCACGAACTACATAGCAAGAAAAAAGATAAATCCGGTAACTCGTGGCTTGGCATTGGTTATCACTTTGTCATCGGAAACGGTAATGGGATGCCTGATGGGGCGATCGAGTCCACATTCCGTTGGCGCGAACAGATGCACGGGGCACACGCTGGAAATAATAAATACAACCAGAAAGGGATTGGTGTTTGTCTGGTGGGTAATTTTGAAGAAGCTCCCCCTACGGAAGCGCAACTGGCGGCCGTCAAAAAGCTGGTCGGCGTGCTGAAAGCAGAATACAAAATTGCCGGTGAAAACGTACAAGGGCATCGCGATGTCAAAGCAACTGCCTGTCCTGGAAAATACTTTCCTATGAGCGAAGTGGCTGCCGCTGTAGACCTGCCTGTATTCGGGGCCACCTCCCCACAAACGACAGCACGGCCCGCCAAGATCGAATTGGCTCAGGAATAA